In one window of Leifsonia sp. NPDC080035 DNA:
- a CDS encoding DapH/DapD/GlmU-related protein → MARMIEELEDETGAVIKYRRHANGRGLVSPTARVAESAYIEPTAYVEADARVGLEAYIGAGSWIDKGATIGDRTFVGANVHIGAGCVVGSGAKIGSNAKLGANAMIGNGARIGRDEQVQEGAVVELKGSAAARAALAAPLRGPANRRAA, encoded by the coding sequence ATGGCGAGAATGATCGAAGAGCTCGAGGACGAGACCGGCGCAGTCATCAAGTACAGGCGGCACGCGAACGGCAGGGGCCTCGTCTCCCCGACCGCGCGCGTCGCCGAGTCGGCATACATCGAGCCGACCGCATACGTGGAGGCGGACGCCCGCGTCGGCCTCGAGGCGTACATCGGCGCCGGCAGCTGGATCGACAAGGGGGCGACGATCGGCGACCGCACGTTCGTCGGCGCGAACGTCCACATCGGCGCGGGATGCGTCGTCGGCAGCGGCGCCAAGATCGGCAGCAACGCCAAGCTGGGCGCCAACGCCATGATCGGCAACGGCGCACGCATCGGCAGGGACGAGCAGGTCCAGGAGGGCGCCGTCGTGGAGCTGAAGGGCTCCGCCGCCGCCCGGGCCGCGCTCGCCGCGCCGCTGCGCGGACCGGCGAACCGCCGCGCCGCGTAG